From the Hominilimicola fabiformis genome, one window contains:
- a CDS encoding penicillin-binding transpeptidase domain-containing protein — protein sequence MKPSLNEIKKKTIFMVCIVAVLLALLVLRVAYWQIIRGDELSSKAKAQQQGSSIVTASRGDIYDRNGKVLAESATVNTLICNPKDIEADGDSEVIAARLAPVLNMDQNEILKIITKNSRYQVIKKRLTNEQTEAVKKLRDSDVDATIAKAFKGVYFENDSKRYYPFNVAPHILGFTGYDNNGLQGIELTFDDELMGRNGSIETNQSAKGTTLKDQQNEYLNSSQNGDDVVLTIDETIQHFLEKHLEEAVTENKLKEGAAGIIMNPKTGEILAMATKPDFDVNNPYDIDQFEKYAIDLGYDTSDDTSDDPDATPKPTEDPNNLSDEAIAKIRNKMWRNKVISDTYEPGSTFKIITAAAALEEHVVDLNSTFYCPGFKIVADRKIGCANKSGHGAQTFVEGVRNSCNPVFMELGERLGYEKFMEYFTAFGLTEKTNVELVGEASSIYYHNKMSEVDIATSSFGQGFQITPIQLVTAVSAVINGGERMKPQIVKEIRNSNGILKTYEPEVISRVISEETSQQMREILESVVSLPTSTGKNAYVKGCRIGGKTGTSEKGNRDEEKRIASFIGFAPANDPEIVCLIMLDEPQVDNKYGGTIAAPLAGEVIEDVLNYLGVEKQYTENEEPDVKQEIPDVRTMDLTEAKKAIVDKKLNVQVRGDGDTVVDQLPKPGTMLNEDSTVILYTEEIDKTHTVTVPNLKGMSVDNAKYTLEMSGLNFEIVGAGHSEVSSAYAVNQSIAAGEEVTPATVIGVEFRQVTSD from the coding sequence ATGAAACCATCATTAAATGAAATTAAAAAGAAAACGATATTTATGGTGTGTATCGTTGCTGTACTGCTTGCGTTGCTTGTTTTGCGAGTGGCATATTGGCAGATAATAAGAGGTGACGAGCTTTCGAGCAAGGCAAAGGCACAACAGCAGGGCAGCAGTATTGTTACAGCGTCAAGAGGAGACATTTACGACCGTAACGGTAAGGTGCTTGCGGAAAGTGCAACGGTAAACACACTTATTTGCAATCCTAAGGATATTGAGGCGGACGGTGACAGTGAAGTAATCGCCGCAAGATTGGCTCCTGTTTTGAATATGGATCAAAACGAAATCCTTAAGATTATAACAAAAAATTCAAGATACCAAGTTATAAAAAAACGTCTTACGAACGAACAGACCGAGGCGGTAAAAAAATTAAGAGATTCAGATGTTGACGCAACGATTGCAAAAGCATTTAAAGGGGTATATTTTGAAAATGATTCAAAGAGATATTATCCGTTCAACGTTGCACCGCATATTTTGGGATTTACGGGATATGACAATAACGGTTTGCAGGGAATTGAACTTACTTTCGACGATGAGCTTATGGGGCGTAACGGAAGTATAGAAACTAATCAGTCGGCAAAGGGTACAACACTTAAAGACCAACAAAATGAGTATTTGAACAGTTCTCAAAACGGTGATGACGTTGTGCTTACGATTGATGAAACAATCCAGCATTTCCTTGAAAAGCACCTTGAAGAAGCGGTTACGGAAAACAAGCTTAAAGAGGGTGCGGCAGGTATTATTATGAACCCGAAAACGGGCGAAATACTTGCAATGGCAACTAAGCCTGATTTTGACGTAAATAATCCGTATGATATTGACCAGTTTGAAAAATATGCGATAGATTTGGGATATGATACATCAGATGACACAAGTGACGATCCCGATGCAACACCGAAACCGACAGAAGATCCGAATAATTTAAGTGACGAGGCCATTGCGAAAATAAGAAATAAAATGTGGAGAAACAAGGTTATTTCGGATACATATGAACCGGGCTCGACATTTAAGATTATTACTGCGGCGGCGGCTTTGGAAGAACACGTTGTAGACCTTAATTCAACATTCTATTGTCCGGGATTTAAGATTGTTGCCGACAGAAAAATCGGTTGTGCAAACAAGAGCGGTCACGGCGCTCAAACATTTGTAGAGGGTGTAAGAAACTCTTGTAACCCTGTATTTATGGAATTGGGCGAAAGACTTGGGTATGAGAAATTTATGGAATATTTCACTGCATTCGGTCTTACCGAAAAGACAAACGTCGAACTTGTCGGCGAGGCGTCAAGTATTTATTACCACAATAAAATGAGTGAAGTCGATATTGCGACAAGTTCATTCGGTCAAGGTTTCCAAATAACACCGATTCAGCTTGTAACAGCCGTTTCGGCGGTTATCAACGGCGGTGAAAGAATGAAACCGCAGATTGTAAAGGAAATCAGAAACTCAAACGGAATTTTGAAAACGTATGAGCCGGAGGTTATAAGCCGAGTTATTTCGGAAGAAACATCTCAGCAAATGAGAGAAATTCTTGAATCGGTTGTATCGTTGCCGACATCAACAGGTAAAAATGCGTATGTAAAAGGTTGCCGTATCGGAGGTAAAACAGGTACTTCGGAAAAAGGTAACCGTGACGAAGAAAAACGTATTGCGTCATTTATCGGTTTTGCTCCTGCAAACGATCCGGAAATAGTGTGTCTTATAATGCTTGACGAACCACAGGTTGATAACAAATACGGCGGTACAATAGCCGCACCTTTGGCAGGTGAAGTTATTGAAGATGTACTAAACTATCTCGGTGTTGAAAAGCAGTACACAGAAAATGAAGAACCTGACGTTAAGCAGGAAATACCTGACGTTAGAACAATGGATTTGACAGAGGCGAAGAAAGCCATTGTTGACAAAAAGTTGAATGTTCAAGTGAGAGGTGACGGTGATACGGTAGTTGACCAGCTTCCGAAACCGGGTACAATGCTTAACGAAGATTCAACGGTAATATTATATACAGAAGAAATTGACAAAACACATACGGTAACAGTACCTAATCTTAAAGGAATGTCCGTGGATAATGCGAAATATACTCTTGAAATGAGCGGACTGAACTTTGAGATTGTCGGTGCGGGACACAGTGAAGTGTCGAGTGCGTATGCGGTAAATCAGAGCATAGCGGCAGGCGAAGAGGTTACACCTGCGACAGTAATAGGCGTGGAATTCCGCCAAGTAACTTCAGACTAA
- a CDS encoding iron-containing alcohol dehydrogenase family protein: MNLGFYMPTKVIVGKDCVRENSDVFKIGKKALIVTGKNSAKLSGALDDVKYALEKNNIEYVIFDKVMSNPTVECVYDGAETAMEEEVDFVIAIGGGSPMDSAKAIALLAVSDIERKNLFDGNIGNKALPMIHIPTTAGTGSEVTPYAILTNHEKQTKKSIASPCLFPTYALLDAKYTKNLGLATTVNTAIDSLSHSVEGMMSKRANIMADVIAKEAVKIIASTFDDLISGELTEDDREKLLYASMLGGVVISQTKTTAVHAMGYSLTYFKNIDHGRANGLLLGEFTKYIERNDKDRVKEILSCMNLDSAEEFKNILAKILGDKEKFEKEELELYAEIAQNAGGTLNSMFVPSKDEILQIYVESLM; this comes from the coding sequence ATGAATTTGGGATTTTATATGCCTACAAAGGTTATTGTGGGAAAGGATTGTGTCAGAGAAAACAGTGACGTTTTCAAAATAGGAAAGAAAGCACTTATCGTTACAGGCAAAAATTCCGCAAAATTAAGCGGCGCACTTGACGATGTCAAATATGCGCTTGAAAAGAATAATATTGAATATGTAATATTCGATAAGGTTATGAGTAATCCGACAGTTGAGTGTGTGTATGACGGTGCGGAAACGGCGATGGAGGAAGAAGTTGATTTTGTCATTGCCATAGGCGGCGGCTCGCCGATGGACTCGGCAAAGGCTATTGCATTGCTGGCAGTATCGGACATTGAAAGAAAGAATTTGTTTGACGGCAACATAGGCAATAAGGCACTTCCTATGATACATATTCCGACAACTGCCGGAACCGGTTCGGAGGTTACACCGTATGCGATTTTGACAAACCACGAAAAACAGACAAAAAAGAGTATTGCGTCACCATGCCTTTTCCCAACATACGCATTGCTTGACGCAAAATACACAAAAAATCTCGGACTTGCCACTACGGTCAATACCGCAATAGATTCACTTTCACATTCGGTTGAAGGAATGATGTCAAAGAGGGCGAATATAATGGCTGATGTAATAGCTAAAGAGGCTGTTAAAATTATTGCGTCAACATTTGATGATTTAATTAGCGGTGAACTTACGGAAGACGACAGAGAAAAACTGCTTTATGCGTCAATGCTTGGAGGTGTTGTCATATCGCAAACAAAAACAACGGCGGTACACGCAATGGGATATTCGCTTACATATTTCAAAAATATCGACCACGGCAGAGCAAACGGATTGTTGCTCGGTGAGTTTACAAAGTATATTGAAAGAAATGATAAGGACAGAGTTAAGGAAATATTGTCTTGTATGAATTTAGACAGTGCAGAAGAATTTAAAAATATTCTTGCGAAAATTTTGGGTGATAAAGAAAAGTTTGAAAAAGAAGAACTTGAATTGTATGCAGAAATTGCTCAAAATGCAGGCGGTACACTAAACAGTATGTTCGTTCCGTCAAAAGATGAAATACTTCAAATATATGTTGAGTCATTGATGTAA
- the murG gene encoding undecaprenyldiphospho-muramoylpentapeptide beta-N-acetylglucosaminyltransferase, producing the protein MRVLFAGGGTGGHINPAISIADYAAKQDKDFKALFVGTKSGLETKLVPKAGYDIEYIEIQGFDRKHIFRNFETVKKLISARRKCNKIIKEFKPDCIVCTGGYVSGPVAMASKKMKVPSLIHEQNVYPGMTVKGSANYVTYLALSFEETINHMQHKEKCVVTGNPIRSEILHSDYKKSREKLGIKKPFVLIFGGSLGADRINDTVIGMLDRISKDNKIELLFGTGDRNYDKIMNKIKESGITLSDNIKIVSYIDNMAECMAAADVVVSRAGAITVSEIAALGKPSILIPSPNVVRNHQEQNAREFENKNAAELILEKDLTSDALYDKIMSMVSDKDRLKEMSENLKPLAKVDALEKIYELMIKMAKGDRK; encoded by the coding sequence ATGAGAGTATTATTTGCGGGCGGAGGAACAGGCGGACATATTAATCCGGCTATTTCAATCGCCGATTATGCAGCTAAACAGGATAAGGATTTTAAGGCTTTGTTTGTCGGTACAAAATCGGGACTTGAAACAAAACTTGTACCGAAAGCAGGATATGATATTGAATATATCGAAATACAAGGTTTTGACAGAAAGCATATTTTCAGAAATTTTGAAACGGTAAAAAAACTTATTTCCGCAAGAAGAAAGTGCAATAAGATTATAAAGGAATTTAAACCCGATTGTATCGTTTGTACGGGCGGATATGTAAGCGGCCCTGTTGCTATGGCATCAAAGAAAATGAAAGTGCCGTCGCTTATACATGAGCAAAATGTGTATCCGGGTATGACGGTAAAAGGCAGTGCAAATTATGTTACATATCTTGCACTCAGCTTTGAAGAAACAATTAATCATATGCAGCATAAGGAAAAATGTGTTGTAACAGGTAATCCGATCAGAAGTGAAATACTTCATTCCGATTATAAAAAGTCAAGAGAAAAGCTCGGTATAAAAAAGCCGTTTGTGCTTATTTTCGGCGGCAGTTTGGGTGCGGACAGAATTAATGATACGGTAATCGGTATGCTTGACAGAATATCAAAGGACAATAAAATCGAATTGCTGTTCGGAACCGGTGACAGAAATTACGATAAAATAATGAATAAAATTAAGGAGAGCGGAATAACTCTTTCGGATAACATAAAGATTGTGTCATATATTGACAATATGGCGGAGTGTATGGCGGCGGCAGACGTTGTTGTATCAAGAGCAGGTGCGATAACCGTAAGCGAAATTGCTGCACTCGGTAAACCGTCAATACTTATTCCGTCACCGAATGTTGTGCGTAATCACCAAGAGCAGAATGCAAGAGAATTTGAAAATAAGAATGCGGCAGAATTAATTTTAGAAAAAGATTTGACGTCTGACGCATTATACGATAAAATAATGTCTATGGTAAGCGATAAGGACAGATTGAAAGAGATGTCGGAAAATTTGAAACCGCTTGCCAAAGTAGACGCACTTGAAAAAATATATGAGCTTATGATAAAAATGGCAAAAGGAGATAGAAAATGA
- a CDS encoding UDP-N-acetylmuramoyl-tripeptide--D-alanyl-D-alanine ligase gives MQAMTIEDVLKATGGTLLSGDIHQTFNDVISDSRKVTAGVLFVPLVGEKFDGHEFIKAAFDLGASAVLTQRDTELLVDKTIVKVEDTLKAFGDIAKYYKQKYNVPTVSVTGSVGKTTTKDMLASVLSQKYNTLKTMGNFNNEIGLPITIFGLEKEHEAAVLEMGMNHFGEIEHLADIGRPDVAVITNIGQSHIENLGSREGIFKAKMEMTKLFTKDNTLIVNGDDDYLSKTKGMGEYKVVYYGITNPENDVYAKDIENNGLNGIKFTAVVDGGEYPIEVNIPGKHNVYNALAAICVGREFDVPMDKIAEGIRSFELTKMRLAVEEYNGITIINDCYNASPDSIKAALGVLADTDKNRKVAILGDVLEMGDFAKDAHYNLGKAVKENGVDLLITAGENMKYLAQGAKDNGVENIVSFDKTLEVCNYVKAEIKSGDAVLIKASRGMHFEEVYNTIKNK, from the coding sequence ATGCAGGCAATGACGATTGAAGATGTATTAAAAGCAACTGGGGGAACACTTTTAAGCGGTGACATACACCAAACTTTTAACGATGTAATCAGTGATTCGAGAAAGGTTACGGCAGGTGTGCTTTTTGTGCCGCTTGTCGGTGAAAAGTTTGACGGTCACGAATTTATAAAGGCGGCTTTCGACCTTGGTGCTTCGGCTGTTTTGACACAGAGAGATACCGAGCTTTTAGTAGATAAGACAATCGTAAAGGTTGAAGATACATTAAAAGCATTCGGCGACATTGCAAAGTATTACAAGCAAAAGTATAATGTTCCGACTGTTTCCGTTACGGGCAGTGTGGGAAAAACTACTACTAAAGATATGCTTGCATCAGTCCTTTCACAGAAGTATAATACACTTAAGACAATGGGCAACTTCAATAATGAAATAGGTTTGCCTATTACGATTTTCGGACTTGAAAAAGAACATGAGGCGGCTGTTCTTGAAATGGGAATGAACCATTTCGGTGAAATAGAACATCTTGCTGATATAGGCAGACCTGATGTTGCGGTTATAACAAACATCGGTCAGTCGCATATTGAAAATCTCGGCTCACGCGAAGGCATTTTCAAGGCGAAAATGGAAATGACAAAGCTGTTTACAAAGGATAATACACTTATAGTAAACGGTGATGACGATTACCTTTCAAAAACAAAGGGTATGGGTGAATACAAGGTAGTATATTACGGTATAACAAATCCCGAAAATGATGTTTACGCAAAGGATATTGAAAATAACGGACTTAACGGAATTAAATTCACCGCAGTTGTTGACGGCGGCGAATATCCTATTGAAGTAAATATTCCGGGTAAACATAATGTGTACAATGCACTTGCGGCAATATGCGTAGGACGTGAATTTGATGTGCCTATGGATAAGATTGCAGAGGGAATACGCAGTTTTGAACTTACAAAAATGAGATTGGCTGTTGAAGAATATAACGGTATTACGATAATCAATGACTGTTATAATGCGTCACCGGATTCGATTAAAGCGGCACTCGGAGTGCTTGCGGATACAGATAAAAACAGAAAAGTCGCAATTTTGGGCGACGTGCTTGAAATGGGCGATTTTGCAAAAGACGCACATTACAATCTCGGTAAGGCTGTCAAGGAGAACGGAGTGGACTTGCTTATAACAGCCGGTGAAAATATGAAATATCTTGCACAAGGTGCAAAGGATAACGGTGTAGAAAATATAGTGTCATTTGATAAAACTCTTGAAGTGTGCAACTATGTCAAAGCTGAAATCAAGAGCGGTGACGCGGTGCTTATAAAGGCGTCAAGAGGAATGCACTTTGAAGAAGTATATAACACAATTAAAAATAAATAA
- the mraY gene encoding phospho-N-acetylmuramoyl-pentapeptide-transferase gives MELIKEMLMSSLLTLVVALVVTLVFGPVFIPWLRKLKFGQEIREEGPKWHQKKSGTPTMGGIMFIVAMAIAILVTTVIFAMNGNFNTTYARCIVLFVISLGFGVIGFVDDYIKVVKKRNLGLTAPQKFIMQVVLAAIYIAVLYFIGELDTAIKIPFTSIEWTMPIWLYIPFVMFVVVGVVNAVNLTDGLDGLAASITTIVGIFFMLVSYIVFKEYGVTVFSAALIGGLIGFLWYNKYPAKVFMGDTGSLFLGASVALMAIDLKMPIHLILIGFVYFMETLSVIMQTAYFKYTKKKYGEGRRIFKMSPIHHHFEMCGWKEKKIVAVFTLVTVITCAVAYFAI, from the coding sequence ATGGAATTGATAAAAGAAATGTTAATGTCATCATTGCTTACACTTGTCGTTGCACTTGTTGTAACGCTTGTGTTCGGACCTGTGTTTATTCCATGGCTCAGAAAACTTAAATTCGGTCAGGAAATAAGAGAAGAAGGTCCGAAGTGGCACCAGAAAAAATCGGGTACACCGACAATGGGCGGTATTATGTTCATAGTTGCAATGGCGATTGCGATACTTGTAACAACAGTCATTTTTGCAATGAACGGTAATTTTAACACGACATACGCAAGATGTATTGTATTGTTTGTAATATCACTCGGTTTCGGTGTTATCGGTTTTGTGGACGATTACATTAAAGTAGTAAAAAAACGTAATCTCGGACTTACCGCACCGCAGAAATTCATAATGCAGGTTGTGCTTGCGGCAATTTATATTGCAGTGCTTTACTTCATAGGCGAGCTTGATACGGCGATTAAAATACCGTTTACAAGCATTGAATGGACAATGCCGATATGGCTTTACATACCGTTCGTAATGTTCGTTGTCGTAGGTGTTGTAAATGCTGTAAATCTTACAGACGGACTTGACGGTTTGGCAGCAAGTATAACGACAATAGTTGGAATATTCTTTATGCTTGTGTCATATATCGTATTTAAAGAGTATGGCGTGACTGTATTTTCAGCGGCATTAATTGGCGGTTTGATAGGATTTTTGTGGTATAATAAATATCCTGCAAAGGTGTTTATGGGTGATACAGGCTCACTTTTCTTGGGTGCGTCGGTTGCACTTATGGCGATTGACCTTAAAATGCCTATACATCTTATATTAATAGGTTTTGTATACTTTATGGAAACACTTTCTGTAATTATGCAGACTGCATATTTCAAATATACAAAGAAGAAATACGGTGAGGGAAGAAGAATATTCAAGATGAGCCCTATTCACCACCATTTTGAAATGTGCGGTTGGAAAGAAAAGAAAATCGTTGCGGTATTTACATTGGTAACGGTAATTACTTGTGCTGTTGCATATTTTGCAATTTAA
- the ftsW gene encoding putative lipid II flippase FtsW → MAGTAYPKRAIKQNRRTTRAKIGKPVKLARMGEIDYTFLFIVILLLSFGLVMLLSASAPAGNTLHNNSYYFFNKQFLCAILGLIGMWVISRIDYNKYKNTVPKFMIVCTILLVCVLIPGLGVKLNGSRRWLNTPFLQLQPSEFMKPVIAMYFARLVDSGKYNLKHLKGNLPYIGVMLIVVGLMLMETHLSGAIVIAGIGVSVMIAGGTPIKPVLIGALILLPIGLIGVRALSGVRWARVTSFMNPFADIRDESYQVVQGLYAIGSGGIFGLGLGQSVQKYSYLPEPYNDFIFAIVCEELGLIGAAVVILLFAALIIRAIRIAMNAPDTYGSLVAVGIAAQLAIQTILNIAVATSSVPNTGVALPFFSYGGTAIITLLCEMGVLLNISRHSVKD, encoded by the coding sequence ATGGCAGGGACTGCATATCCTAAAAGAGCTATAAAACAGAATAGACGAACAACTCGTGCTAAAATAGGAAAACCGGTTAAGCTTGCACGAATGGGAGAGATAGACTATACATTTTTGTTTATAGTAATATTGTTGCTTTCATTCGGTTTGGTAATGCTGCTCTCGGCGTCTGCACCTGCCGGAAATACTTTACATAACAATTCGTACTACTTCTTTAATAAACAATTCCTTTGTGCAATATTGGGACTTATCGGAATGTGGGTTATTTCAAGGATTGATTACAACAAATATAAAAATACCGTTCCGAAGTTTATGATTGTATGTACAATACTTTTGGTCTGCGTTCTTATACCGGGTTTGGGTGTAAAATTGAACGGTTCGAGAAGATGGCTTAATACTCCGTTTCTTCAGCTTCAACCGTCGGAATTTATGAAACCCGTTATAGCGATGTATTTTGCACGACTTGTCGATTCGGGAAAATATAATTTGAAACATCTTAAGGGTAATTTGCCGTATATAGGAGTTATGCTTATAGTTGTCGGACTGATGCTTATGGAAACACACCTTAGCGGTGCGATAGTTATTGCCGGTATCGGTGTAAGCGTTATGATTGCAGGCGGTACACCGATTAAACCCGTACTTATCGGAGCACTTATTCTTTTGCCAATCGGCTTAATCGGCGTCCGAGCACTCAGTGGTGTAAGATGGGCGCGAGTAACAAGTTTTATGAATCCGTTTGCGGATATTCGTGACGAAAGTTATCAGGTTGTGCAAGGTCTTTATGCGATTGGCTCGGGCGGTATTTTCGGACTTGGCTTGGGACAGAGTGTACAGAAATATTCGTATTTACCTGAACCGTATAATGACTTTATATTCGCGATTGTTTGTGAGGAACTTGGTCTTATCGGTGCGGCTGTTGTAATTTTGCTTTTTGCGGCGCTTATTATAAGAGCAATAAGAATTGCTATGAATGCACCCGATACATACGGCTCACTTGTTGCGGTGGGTATTGCGGCTCAGCTTGCTATTCAGACGATACTTAATATCGCCGTTGCAACATCGAGCGTACCGAATACAGGTGTGGCATTGCCGTTTTTCAGTTACGGCGGTACGGCGATAATAACGCTTTTATGTGAAATGGGAGTATTGCTTAATATATCAAGACATTCCGTAAAAGATTAA
- a CDS encoding UDP-N-acetylmuramoyl-L-alanyl-D-glutamate--2,6-diaminopimelate ligase, translating to MLASELLGSKWLDEHEDIDITGIAYDSRNVLPGNIFVCIKGFETDGHKYAEMAVKNGASLIVAEDKIDVDVPVWYVENSRVEIAEMACKYYGNPSSKFKLIGITGTNGKTTITYLIKSIIETAGMRIGVIGTNQNIIGDKVLVTQSTTPTTPNALELQQLFAEMVDSDAECVVMEVSSHALELERVHGCHFDVGVFTNLTRDHLDFHKTMENYLNAKAKLFKISDKGVVNFDDDGGKKIVANNDCDILKVGLSDGCDLKAKNIEISSSGADFDVEYDGKTYRVHIVIPGKFSVYNAICAMGAALQMGIDMDTIIKGLENATGVVGRVEVVPTNTDYTVIIDYAHTPDGLENIIKTVKDFAKGEVITLFGCGGDRDNTKRPIMGEIAGKLSDYSIITSDNPRTEDPVSIIEQIEVGMKRTDGKYKVIVDRREAIAYALDHAKKDDVIILAGKGQETYQIIGKEKHDFDERVVVYKHLNK from the coding sequence ATGTTAGCAAGTGAATTATTAGGCAGTAAATGGCTTGATGAGCATGAAGATATAGATATAACCGGAATAGCGTACGATTCAAGAAACGTACTTCCGGGAAACATTTTTGTATGTATCAAAGGCTTTGAAACGGACGGACATAAATATGCAGAAATGGCAGTTAAAAACGGTGCGTCACTAATCGTTGCCGAAGATAAAATAGATGTAGATGTACCTGTTTGGTATGTTGAAAATTCGAGAGTTGAAATTGCGGAAATGGCTTGTAAGTATTACGGCAATCCGTCAAGCAAATTCAAACTTATCGGTATCACAGGCACAAACGGTAAGACTACAATAACATATTTAATAAAGAGTATAATCGAAACAGCCGGTATGAGAATCGGTGTTATCGGTACAAATCAAAATATTATCGGTGACAAGGTGCTTGTTACGCAAAGTACAACACCTACAACACCAAATGCACTTGAACTTCAACAGCTATTTGCGGAAATGGTTGACAGTGATGCGGAATGTGTTGTAATGGAAGTTTCGAGTCACGCACTTGAACTTGAAAGAGTACACGGTTGTCACTTTGACGTGGGTGTGTTCACAAATCTTACGCGTGACCATCTTGATTTCCATAAGACTATGGAAAATTACTTAAATGCAAAGGCTAAGCTGTTTAAAATCAGCGATAAGGGTGTTGTTAATTTTGACGACGACGGCGGTAAGAAGATTGTTGCAAACAATGACTGCGATATATTAAAAGTCGGTCTTTCGGACGGTTGCGACCTTAAAGCAAAAAATATTGAAATTTCATCATCGGGTGCTGATTTTGATGTTGAATATGACGGTAAGACATATCGTGTTCATATAGTAATTCCGGGCAAGTTCAGCGTGTATAATGCAATATGCGCCATGGGTGCGGCATTGCAGATGGGTATTGATATGGATACCATTATCAAAGGTCTTGAAAATGCAACAGGAGTTGTCGGACGTGTTGAGGTTGTTCCTACAAATACCGATTATACGGTTATAATCGACTATGCACATACACCGGACGGTCTTGAAAATATAATTAAAACCGTTAAAGATTTTGCAAAGGGTGAGGTTATAACATTGTTCGGCTGCGGCGGTGACAGAGATAATACGAAGCGACCGATTATGGGTGAAATCGCCGGAAAACTTTCGGATTACAGTATTATAACGTCAGACAATCCGCGTACGGAAGACCCTGTTTCTATTATAGAACAGATAGAAGTCGGAATGAAACGCACAGACGGGAAATATAAAGTAATAGTCGACAGACGAGAGGCTATCGCATATGCTCTTGACCACGCAAAGAAAGATGATGTAATCATTCTTGCGGGTAAGGGACAGGAAACATATCAAATAATTGGTAAAGAGAAACACGACTTTGACGAACGTGTTGTTGTATATAAACACCTTAATAAATAA
- the hisS gene encoding histidine--tRNA ligase — protein MKITTVKGTNDYLPEEVRLRDYLQNQILNTYQDAGFERIMTPAVEDIENLDKSDGGDNLNLIFKILKRGDKLKKAMDSGDTNKLCDMGLRYDLTLPLSRYYANNREQLVLPAKCIQIDKVYRAERPQKGRLREFVQCDIDIIGSSSISSEIELIHTTAKALLSLDIKDFTVKINDRRILRALLKGVGFEESQLDSVCITFDKMDKIGAEGVIGELTDKGFDGGAIAKFGEVIAKPLTVESVKDVCGEESAESIETIINAVEKLSDGAYKIKFDISLVRGQGYYTGTVFEIVSDKFKGSIAGGGRYDNLIGKFTGENIPAVGFSIGFERIFSLLTEAGYTIPDTKKRIALLHDKADVVNAIEEAEKLRKDYDVVIYEKPKKLSKFLDKIQAKGYFGFCFLGEEIRELKK, from the coding sequence ATGAAAATCACGACAGTAAAAGGTACAAATGATTATCTTCCTGAAGAAGTCAGACTTAGAGATTATCTTCAAAATCAAATTTTAAATACATATCAGGATGCCGGCTTTGAACGTATTATGACGCCTGCAGTTGAAGATATTGAAAATCTTGATAAGAGTGACGGCGGTGATAATCTTAATTTGATATTTAAAATTTTAAAGCGTGGAGATAAGCTAAAGAAAGCAATGGACAGCGGTGATACAAATAAGCTTTGTGATATGGGACTTAGATATGACCTTACACTTCCGCTTTCAAGATATTATGCAAATAATCGTGAACAACTTGTTCTTCCTGCAAAGTGTATACAGATTGATAAGGTGTACAGAGCGGAAAGACCGCAAAAGGGCAGACTTCGTGAGTTTGTGCAGTGTGATATTGATATAATCGGCTCATCTTCTATAAGCTCTGAAATCGAGCTTATTCATACAACAGCAAAAGCACTTTTGTCACTTGATATAAAGGACTTTACCGTAAAAATTAATGACAGAAGAATTTTAAGAGCATTGCTTAAAGGTGTAGGCTTTGAAGAAAGTCAGCTTGACAGCGTGTGTATTACATTTGATAAAATGGATAAAATCGGTGCTGAGGGCGTTATCGGTGAGCTTACCGATAAAGGTTTTGACGGCGGTGCTATCGCAAAATTCGGTGAAGTCATCGCAAAACCACTTACTGTTGAAAGCGTAAAAGATGTTTGCGGTGAAGAATCTGCCGAAAGTATTGAAACAATAATTAATGCCGTTGAAAAACTTTCGGACGGTGCGTATAAGATTAAGTTCGATATTTCGCTTGTAAGAGGTCAGGGATATTATACAGGTACTGTTTTTGAAATCGTAAGCGATAAGTTTAAAGGCTCTATTGCCGGCGGCGGTCGTTACGATAACTTAATCGGTAAATTTACGGGTGAAAATATTCCTGCGGTAGGTTTTTCAATAGGTTTTGAAAGAATTTTCTCACTTCTTACAGAGGCAGGATATACAATTCCCGATACTAAAAAGAGAATTGCTTTACTTCACGATAAAGCAGACGTTGTAAATGCAATAGAAGAGGCAGAAAAACTGCGTAAGGATTATGATGTTGTAATCTATGAAAAGCCAAAGAAATTGTCTAAATTCCTTGATAAAATTCAGGCAAAGGGTTACTTTGGTTTCTGCTTCCTTGGAGAAGAAATAAGAGAATTGAAGAAATAA